Within Desulfobulbaceae bacterium, the genomic segment CATGAAGACCTCTGAGACTTTAGCGGGTATCGGAGCTACAGCTCACAAGTTTGCAGTCGATTTGCGCCTATTATCGAACCTGAAGGTACAGGAAGAGCCTTTTGCTAAAAACCAGGTCGGAAGTTCGGCTATGGCCTATAAACGTAATCCAATGCGCAGTGAGCGCATGACTGGCCTGTCGCGTAAGTTGATGGGCCTGCCTGCTAACTTTGCCGCCACCTATTCAAATCAGTGGTTTGAGCGTACACTTGACGACTCAGCTATTCGCAGAATGGATATCCCTCAAGCCTATTTATTAACCGATGCGGTGCTAAAACTTTTTATTAACATTACAGACGGAATGGTTGTTTATCCGGAACAAATCAAACGTCATCTATTTCAAGAATTACCTTTTATGTCTACTGAAAAGATATTAATGGCCTGTGTTGAGAAAGGCAAAAGCCGACAGGATATGCACGAAGTTATTAAGGTTCATTCTGTCGATGCAGGACTTGTTGTTAAAGAGCAGGCAAAAGATAATGATCTTCTGGACAGATTGGGAAATGACGACAACATCCCTTTCACCTTAGATGAGCTCAAGGCCATGATTACCGACACTGATCAGTTTACCGGTAGAGCGGAAGCTCAAACCGACCACTATATTGACACCATTGTCATGCCTCGCTTGGCACCCTATCGATCCTTGCTGTCCGCTGAAAAAGTTGACATTAACGTCTGATATCAGATGACCGACAGCTCACTTTTTCGTCAGCATCAATGCGTTATTAATCCAGCCCGGATTGGATTCTTGCGATTTTTACTGGAGGGATATGACGGCATGACGACCTTGTCCACGATTAACCGTCATGATGGTACAATTCTGTTGCGTTATGCCTGTTGCTTTGAGGAGCAGCTTTTTATGATTCTAGACACTCTCAGGAGTAATGAAATTGTCTAATTTAATTAATTAATTATGAGCCCTATTGGACTGATTTAACATTATTATTTATGTCTATTACTAAGAAATATTACATTGAAACATTTGGCTGCCAAATGAATGATAGAGACTCAGAGATTATGAGTCAACTCATGTCGGAAACCTTTGCGCCAACAACTTCAGTTGAAGATGCAGACATTGTATTGGTTAATACCTGCAGTATCCGTCAGAAAGCCGAACATAAAGCCATGTCTCTACTTGGCACTCTCCGCCTTATAAAAGAAAGCAAGAATGATCTAATCATCGGCATAGTCGGTTGCGTCGCTCAACAAGAGGGGCAAAAACTTCTACAGCGCTTGCCTTTTGTTGATCTGGTAATGGGCACCCAAAGCCTCTACAACCTCCCTGCCCTCCTTGCTGACATCATAAACAACAAGAAACGTATCGTTTCAGTTGAACAAAACAGCGAATTTGTTATTCCGCCTTTTTTGCCTGAGCCGAACAGTGGCCCTCATCACAAGCGATTTATTACAATAATGCAGGGCTGCAATAATTTTTGTACTTATTGCGTTGTGCCCTTCACCAGGGGCCGAGAGATCAGCCGAAAATTTTCAGAAATTGTCACCGAGGCCGATCATCTTGCCCGGCAGGGTGTGAAAGAAATTACCTTATTAGGTCAAAACGTCAACTCTTACGGTCGAAACAGCGACGGGAAACAAGAGCATACCTTTGCTGAGCTGTTAGAAGCAGTGTCTCATGTTCCAGGCCTCAACCGTCTTCGCTTTACCACATCTAACCCCAAAGATTTAACCATTGACCTTCTTGAATGTTTCTCAAGAATTGATATACTTTGTTCTCATTTTCATCTTCCTGTTCAATCAGGCTCAAATGCTATTTTAACAGCTATGAACCGTAAATATAGTGTCGATACCTACTATGAGCTTATTGAGCAATTACGAAGACATCGTTCGGATATTGCCATTACGACTGATATTATTGTTGGTTTTCCGGGCGAGTCTGACAACGACTTTCAAGCAACCTATGATTTGGTTGAAAAAGTTCGTTATCATGGTGCCTACTCATTTAAGTATTCAGATCGTCCGCACACCAAATCCGCTAAATTTGATTGTAAAGTGCCGGAGGCTATTAAAATTAAACGTCTTGCTGTTCTGCAAAAACGAATTGACGAGATCTGCTTAGAACGTAACCAGGAGTATATTGGCCAGGCCTTGGAAATTATGGTTGAGGGACAAAGTAAGGGGCAGAATAATCAATGGAATGGGCGGACAACGACCAATCACATTGTTCATTTTACCTGTCGATCTGCGCTTGAACCCGGTCAACTAGTGACCATTGAAATTGATGAAGCCTGCCAAAACTCATTGCGAGGACACATGTATGATTGATCTTCACACCCACACATTTTTTAGCGATGGCGAACTTGTTCCAGCTGAACACCTTAGAAGAGTTGAAGTTCTTGGCTATAAAGCTGTGGCCATTACCGATCACGCCGATTCGTCAAATCTAGACTTTATAATTCCAAGAATGGTTCAAGCTGCGGCTGATTTGAATCAACACTCCTCGACTATCTTATTGCCAGGAGTTGAGCTTACCCACGTCCCCCCTGCCCTTTTTGCGGAACTCACCTTAAAGGCCCGTCAGCTTGGCGCTAAAATTGTCGTGGGGCATGGCGAAACAATCGTTGAACCTGTTAAGGAGGGGACAAATCGGGCTGCAATTGAGGCTGGAGTAGATCTATTGGCTCACCCGGGATTTATTACAGATGAAGAGATGCAGTTAGCAGCCCAAAGAGGTGTTCTTATCGAGTTGTCGGGGCGAAAAGGGCATTCTCTGACCAATGGCTATGTCGCAAAGCTTGCCAAGAAATATGGGGCTAAACTTGCGGTTAACGCAGACGGACACGGGCCTGGTGATTTTCTGACCGCGAAAATGGCTAAAATGGTGGCCTTGGGTGCTGGTCTGACAGACGAGGACTACAATCAGATTCGCCATAATATGGAAGAGTTAGTTGCCAGAAAAAGATAGGCCGTTATTTTCTGACATTGGCTTAGGCGAAAAATTATATTCGAACATAATTGGCAATCGCCTTAGACCTTAACAGGCCAATTCCTTTAATGTTTTCAAGTTCTGAGATATTGGTCATTGCGCCATTTTTTTGGATATAGGAACGTATCCGCCAAGCCATGCGGGGACCAATGCCGGGAATTGTGACAAGCAGCTCTGCTGATGCAGTATTAATTGGAATTTGCCGAAAAAAGAAGGGGGCCATGTCGGCCGATAATTGACCGTGGCTATCGTGCCCACCCGTTTTATCCGTAAGGCTCTGCACTGAGGAAACAAATAGAATCGCACCATTGTCACCTGCTCGATAGTCACTGGCGTGATCGGTTGACGACGTGATAGCCGTCCTGCCAGTTGAATACGAAATTACCTGCGATAAAATAATACAAAGTCCGACCAGCACCAGAATCGATTGCTTGTTTCCTGAGTCAGTTGCTTCATCAGCACCGACGCTTTTATTCAGATTAGCAACCTTTAGCCTGTTTTGCATCGTTCTGGCTGACTTTATCTTTAAGAAGCTTATAGGATATGCTTTCCACCAAGGCCTGCCAACTTGCTTCGAGAATGTCATGAGAGACACCAACGGTTCCCCATTGAGAGTTACTGTCCCGAGATTCGATAAGAACCCGAACGCGAGCACCTGTTCCATGTTCTGAGGCAAGCACTCGTACCTTATAGTCATCAAGCCACATACCTTCAAGCTGCGGATAGAAGCAGGTTAAGGCCTTACGCAAGGCATTGTCCAAGGCGTTCACAGGACCATCTCCAAGTGCTGCCGTGTGTACCATTTCACCGCCAACTTCCAACTGGATTGTCGCTTCAGCCTGAGGGTCACTGTCAACAGTATCTTTTTGGTTGATAACTCTGAAGCTTCGTAATGAAAAGAACACTGGTAACGTACCCATGGCTCTTCGCATCAACAGCTCAAATGACGCCTCTGCGCCTTCATACTGAAAGCCTTGGTTTTCCAGATCTTTCAGTTTTTTAAGAATGGTTGTAACGATTGGATCAGTAGACTCTAAATCGAGACCAAACTTCTTGGCCTTGTGCAGAACATTGCTTTTACCGGATTGATCAGAGATCAGAATTCTCCTGATATTACCAACTTTTTCAGGTGAAATATGCTCATAGGTTAAAGGGTTTCTTTTAACAGCAGCAACATGAATTCCACCCTTGTGAGCAAAAGCTGATACCCCAACATACGGCTGGTATTTATTATGGGGCAGATTGGCAAGTTCATTAACAAATCGCGACGTCTCTGTGAGTCGCGTAAGATTGGTAGCAGCGGCAAATGAGTGGCCCATCTTCAAGGCAAGGCCCGGAATTATCGAGGTGAGATTCGCATTCCCGCAACGTTCACCGAAACCATTCATTGTTCCCTGCACATGACGAACGCCATGATGGACCGCAATGAGTGAGTTGGCCGTTGCAGTGTCAGAATCGTTATGGGAATGGATGCCTAACTCAGGATTCATATTTTTTGCTGCAAAATACGATTTAACTTGATCAATGATCTCGGCAATCTCGCTGGGTAAGGTTCCACCGTTTGTATCACACAATACAAGGCAGTCTGAGCCGGCAAGATGTGCTTTTTCAACGGTAGCCAGGGCATACTCCTGATTGGCCTTGAAACCATCGAAAAAATGTTCGGCATCATAAAAAAGATACTCTACCTGGGGACGAAGATAGCGCAATGATTCGTCAATAATAAGCAGGTTATCATCATTAGTTATACGAAGTGCGACTTCGACGTGTATGTCCCAGGTTTTGCCAAAAATTGTAATACACGGGGTTTTTGCAGCGATCAGAGCGTTGAGATTAGGATCTTGGTCGGTTTTATTACTAAAAAGGCGTGTACTGCCGAAAGAAGAGAGCTTCGCGTGCTTTAAGCTATAATTGTGCATCTCATTAAAAAATTGCACAGATGTTGGGTTTGCTCCCGGCCAACCGCCTTCGATAAAATCAATGCCCAGTTCGTCAAGTTTTAACGATATGCGAATCTTATCGTCGACTGAAAGGTTGAAATTTTCGGCCTGTGTGCCGTCACGCAATGTTGTATCGTAAATTTGCATTGTAATTGCCGTATATACTAGAAGTTTAGCCGGACATCCTAGGCTGTAACTTTCTATCTATTCCTGGATAGGTTGGTTATCTTTATCAAGCCCAAAAGCTTCATGGAGGGAACGAACAGCGAGTTCCGTATATTTCTCCTCAATGACACATGAAACTTTTATCTCGGAAGTGCTGATCATTATGATGTTAATCCCTTCTTCGGCAAGTACCCTGAACATTGTTGTGGCAATACCAGAATGATTTCGCATGCCGACACCAACTACAGAGATTTTAGCGATGTTTTCAGAACCGCTTACGCTTTCAGCGTTAATATCCCTTGCAACATTTTTCACGATAGCCATTGCTTTTGAATAATCGTTACGAGGAACTGTAAAAGTCATATCGGTTATATCGCCGGCTCTGGTATTTTGAATAATCATATCAACTATGATTCCGGCATCAGAGATTGGTGTAAAAATAGTAGAAGCAACACCAGGGGTGTCCTGGACCTTCGACAAAGTAATCCGTGCTTCATTTTTACTATATGTAACGCCTGAAACTAACATTGTTTCCATTTTTTTATCCTCCTCAACAACCCAGGTGCCTTCTGTTGTTGTAAATGTTGATCGTACATGTAATGGCACTTTGTATCTCTTTGCAAAACTTACAGATCTGATATCAAGAACCTTGGCCCCTAAGCTCGCCAATTCAAGCATTTCATCATAAGAGATGCGGTCAATCTTTCGTGCTGAAGGGCACATATTAGGATCAGCTGTATACACCCCTTCAACATCAGTAAATATTTCACAGCTATCGGCATGAAGAGCCGCGGCAAGTGCAACAGCCGTTGTGTCAGATCCACCACGACCTAAAGTGGTGATATGATCGTCTTCAGAAACACCCTGAAAACCAGCGACAACAACAATTTTACCGGCATCAAGATTTTTTGTTATCAGTTCAGTATCTATGGACTTGATACGTGCCTTGGTATGCATTTTGTCAGTTCTGATCTTAACCTGGTCTCCCAAAAGAGACACGGCGTCATCGCCTAAACTTTTCACTGCCATGGCAAACAAGGCAATAGTAACCTGCTCACCGCTTGACAAAAGAACGTCAAGCTCCCGAGGATCCGGTTCTTCCTGCATTTGAGAGGCTAAACTAACAAAACGATTCGTTTCTCCTGACATTGCCGAGAGCACCACGACCATTTTATTCCCTTCCTTTTTTTTGGCCAGAACACGTTCTGCGACAGCCTTGATTTTTTCAGGGCTACCAACAGATGTACCACCAAATTTTTGAACAATTAATGCCATATTCCTGCTTTCTCCACTCTGCGGTATAAAGTATGCATTCATCTCAATGTAAAGAATACCAGCATAAGGGGTATTCAGTACACCTCTGTAAACTCAGTAAACTACTACTAGATAAAGGCTTTTGAAATAGTTTTTTTTTGTTTTTTTATCAATTCATCATTTTTTATCTATAACTTATGTATTCAGGGAATTAATTCTTTATTCAACCAGTTCTAACTTGCGGTAATCACCTATATTTGTTAGTGAATTTTTAACTTAAAACCTTAACGACAATTAAACAGACCATGAAATTTATTCAATATATTCTCGTATGCCTTTCCATAGTTTTTATGTTCAGCGTAGTTCACAATAACTTGATTGATGACGCTCGCAGTTCCGTTTCTCTCCCAATAGAAAATTATTCGAATGATCAACCTACAGATAGTACCACGGATGTCCTCGCCCACCAAGGGTTTAACCAAAGCCAACCGCTCAATGCAACCCCCGAACTGATAGCAACTGAGACACAAAATTCGTTTAAGGCTATTGAAGGTACTCTAAAACAGGGTGACACTTTTGATTCAGCCCTGCGAAGAGATGCTATTCCTCAGGAGATACGTTCTCTCATAATTAACTCCCTTTCCGGAATATTAGATTTCAGGCGCTTAAAGCCCTTCGACACCTACTCACTCTCTTTAAATGAATCTGGTGCCCTTGAACAGTTTCGATATCAATCAGGTCCGCTTAACAGCGTTTCAATTAGCAACTCAAATGGCAGTTATTCGGTTCAAAAAGATGCAATTGAACTTGAACGTAGGCTTGTTCGTATCTCTGGTAAAATTTCAACGTCACTATTAGGTTCTTTTGCGGATACAAATGAGGATCTGCGATTGTTGTATGCCTTTGCCGACATTTTCGCCTCCAAGATCGACTTCAACACTGAAGTCCAGAAAGATGATTCTTACGCCTTTACCGTTGACAAATATTTCAAAAATGGTGAACTGGTTGGCTATGGGAAAATCCAATCGGCACGATATGAGTTTGCCAGCGGTCAAGTTTATGATGCCTATTATTATCTACCTTCAAATGAAACGTCTGGTTTATATTTTGATCATGATGGTCAAGCAGTTGGCACCTCATTTCTCAGATCACCATTACCAATGGGCCGCGTTACTTCAAAGTTCAGCTACCAACGGAAACATCCGATGAGCGGTAGAGTGCAACCACATTTAGGTATCGATCTTGCGGCGCCACACGGTTCACCAATTATGGCGGTAGCCGATGGTACAGTTTCCTTTGTCGGCCGCAATAATGGCTATGGAAATCAAATTGTTTTGGCCCATAACGGTGGTTATAAAACCTATTACGGTCATCTTTCTCGTTTTAAAAAAGGATTGCGCCGCGGCAATTTGGTTCAGAAAAAAGAGATAATTGGTTATGTTGGATCAACTGGAATATCGACCGGTCCTCACCTCGACTTTCGTATTCGGCACAACAATACATACAAAAATCCTTTTTCCATCGAGTTTAAACCAAGGCTGGTATTATCTGAAGACCAATTGCAAGATTTCTTCACCATGAAAAGTAAACTTGTTGGGCTTTATGATCTTAACGAAAGTTCCGATCAAACTGAAATCCTGCATATCTCCCATTTAACTATTAACTCACCCGACCAACTTACCTTGCTGTGATGCTGAAGTCTGATCAGGCTATTAAACAGTAAAAAGTTGCTTACTTATTCCCACTACCACAACGGTTACAACTGTGAATATTGTTCTTGTTGAGCCCGAAATACCACCAAATACCGGCAGCATAGCACGCTTATGTGGTGCAACCAACACAGTTCTGCACCTGGTGAAACCTTTGGGGTTCAGCACTGATGACAAACATCTCAAACGAGCCGGTCTTGATTATTGGCAGCATGTAAAAATTGTTTATTGGAATAGTCTTGAAGAGTTTTTAACCGCACACGCCAAAAGCCATCTCTTTTTTCTAAGTAAGAAAATTGGAGAGTGCTACACTAAAGCTGAGTTTAATGCCGACTCATATCTGATTTTTGGTAAAGAGACGATGGGCTTGCCGGAATATATTTTGAAAAATTATTCACATCGGTGCTATACTATACCCATGGCAAATAGAAACATACGAAGCCTTAACCTGGCAATGTGTGCCGGCATTGTATTATACGAAGCGTTGAGACAGACAAATTACATGTGAGAGGCTATTTGAGTTAGATTCTCTTATGCTTGCAATGAACCCCACCAAAAATTCTGACAACAAGGCTAAAATTCTCTTAGTCGATGATGACCCGATTGTCCGAGAGGTCATGAAGAGCTTTATAGCTTCCTATGGTTTTGATTTTTCTACAGCTTCCGATGGTTTACAAGCCATCAAAGTGCTGGAGAAAGATTTCCATTCTATTGTGATCACTGACATTAACATGCCGAACATGGATGGCATGGAACTTTTAAAGTATGTACATGCCAACTACCCAAAGACCGGTGTGATCGTTGTGACCGGTCTCAGCGAAGAGTACACCTATGTTGATGTAATTAACGCTGGCGCCATCGATTATATGACCAAGCCATTTGACAGTGCCGAGCTCTTGGCTAAGCTTAATCGTGTCATTCGTGAACAAAATTTAATATCAGAACTTGAAAAAAAATCCATAAGTGATGTGCTGACCAACCTTTATAATAGACGCCATTTTGACTCTAAAATTGTTGAGGAGTTTTATCGATCTGTCCGTCAGGAATATCCCGCGTTTCTTGCGCTCATTGATGTAGATTACTTCAAAGGCTATAATGACACTTATGGCCATCAGTCTGGAGATAATCTGCTGACTACTTTTGGTAATATCTTACTTGGTTGTGTCAGGCATGGTGTTGACTTTGCTTTTCGGTATGGGGGTGATGAGTTTGCGTTGCTACTAACTCATATCAGTGCTGATCAGGCAGTAAAAGTTTTAGAACGGATGATGGCCAATTATAACTCATATAATTTTGGAGAAACTACACTGAGCTGTGGGATGGCTGAATTCAAACGAAATGAAACATTGAGTTGGACGAATGATATCAGTGATTTTATTCGAACGGTTGACAAAGCACTGTATGAAGCCAAGGACAATGGTAAGGATCAAATAGTCGTTGCCCAACGCTCAACTGCCTCCAATACTGAAATTCTTAAATCTATACGCCCAAATTAACAACTACGCGCCCTGCAAGTTTTCCTTCCAGCATTAAATCAATGAAGCCACTCAATTCAGGTAGTTTAATTTCAACACAGAGTTGTTCGATATTTTCGACCTTCCATTCATCGGCTAATTTACCCCAAATATATGAACGTCTTTGTACCGGGGTTTGAGCCGAGTCTATACCTATAAGTGATACAGCACGAAGTATAAACGGATACACAGTAATCGGCAGTTCATGTGAGGCCGCATTACCACAGCTTGCAACAACACCACCGTATGCTGTAGATTTTATTGCATTGGCAAGTATGTCTCCGCCGACTGTGTCAATAACTCCAGCCCACCGTTCTCGCAGGAGGGCTTTAGCCGATGAAACAACGAAATCTTCACGGGAAATTACGCTATCAACTCCTATTTGCTTCAACAACCTATTGTCGGGCTTGCCGGTTAATCCTGTCACTGAATAACCAAGCTTATGCAGTATGGCTGCAGAGGTGCACCCTACCCCACCAGTAACACCGGTAATCAAAATTTGACCATCATTCGGAGAAAGATTCGATGTGATTTTTTCCACACATTGAGCAGCGGTAAAGCCGGCTGTCCCGTAGAGCATTGCAGTTTTAAGATCCATTGTCTCGGGTAAGGGCACAATCCAATCAGCAGATACGCAGATATACTGACCAAAACCTCCGGAGGTATTCATACCCAAATCAAAACCAGTCACTATAACCTTGTCACCTGCCGAAAATTTTTCAGAATTGCTGCTGACTACAATACCGGAGCAATCGATACCAGGGGTATGTGGGTATCGACGTGTGACTCCTCTGTTGCCGGACGCAGAGAGGGCGTCTTTGTAATTTAAGGAAGAATAGTACACTCTGATAAGTACTTCGTTTGAGGGCAAATCAGCAATTGATCGATCTACAATTTCCCTTTTATAAACGCCATCATGGGCAGTTACCCACAATGCTTTAAATAAATCGATATTTGTTGAACTCATAGTAAAATGTACTGGTAAGTTAGGTTTTTGGCTGATGGCCTATACAGAACTTAAGCAACTACCGACTGGTTACGACCTTGCCTTTTGGCCTTATACAATGCCTGATCGGCTAATTCAATAATTGTAGTTTTTTCCTGACCGTCCTCTGGAAACGAGGCTATGCCCAGTGAAATTGTTAAGCCAACAGACTCATTTTCAAATTGAAAAGTTAGATCGGCAATGTCGTGTCGTATTCGTTCCGCCATCTGTAAGGCCCCACTTTTACTGGAGTTCTCAAGAATCAAGGCAAACTCTTCGCCGCCATAACGTGCAGCCATATCTTCGCGCCTTACAGTATCTGAAAGGATTTTTGCAACGGCTTTAAGTACCTGATCGCCGAATTGATGTCCATAGCTATCGTTAATCTTTTTAAAAAAATCGATATCACAAAAAATCAAGGTCAAAGGACTCTGGCGGCGCTTGGCGCGATGAAGCATAATATCGAAGCCATGTTGAAATGTCCGATGATTTGCAAGATCGGTCAAGCCATCAGTAGTCGCCATTTTATTAATGGTTTCATGTGATTTTGCAAGTTCTATTTTAACGGCGACCTGAGTGGCAATCAACTGTAGAATATCCATTTGAGCCAGACCAAAGGCCGCAGCATTTTTTGATGCTACAGTCATAGCACCCAGAGACTGACCTTCTTCAGGCAACAACGGTAAAATATACAGTGAACTATAACCGGTCAAACATTGTTTTTTCGAAAAAACAGGAGCTGGCCCACTATACTGACCATTCACCGGTAGCGGCCTGTTTAAACGAATCACTTGACCGACTAACCCTTCATTAAGATTGAACTCAAGCCCTAAATGATGCTCTTGACTGTCAGTGCCCGCTACAAAAGCGGTTTGGTGTGAATCATTGACTAAAAGACTTATTGAAATAAAATCAGCATTAACCAGTGAGGTGACCGCTTTGTAAGTGGCATTAAAAACAGTTTCGAGACCAAGCCCCTTGTTTAATTCTCGAAAACCCTGGCAAATTTTCTGGATGAGATTTCCTTTTTGGTCAAGTGAAGTAAGCATTTTGCCAAGTTGTAAATCCATACCAATTTTTTTAGCAGCCAGGGCAATAATTTTTTTTTCGTTATCCGTCCATGGGGTTGAATCTGCTCTATCAATGCAAAGGAAGGCTGTGCTCGCCATACCACCAGAAACATCTTTTTGGGAAAAAATCTGGATAATTGCCGCAGCGCCAACTTTCAAGAGTTCTTTATAGTAAAATATTCCTGAGTAATTTGTGTTGAGATCAGATACAAAAACAGCATCATGGCCTTGATTCATGGCTCCAGCAATGCCAATTCCAGCCGGGTATGGTCCCGACAGTATTTTTTTTGGGTATTGCGAAGAAAACGAATGTAAGTCGAGAGATCCATCTCTATCATTTTTAAATACAACTAAAACCGAGGACAGGCTCAACGATGATTTGAGAAGGGATAATTGGAGTTGAAACGAGTCGTCAAAAAACTTTTCAGCCGCATGATCATCGTAATTTTTGGTATCAAATATTGAGCCAATGGCTTCACTTGCTGGTCCGACATGATTTCGTTCCGGAGCATTGTGCCGATAGGCGTTCTCTGGAATAGAGTTCGAGAATCGCCTGATCTTGTTTTTTATATACGTACTAATTTGATTCATTATATATTGATTATGTACGATGAATAAGAAAACGATAACGCCTATTGGCTATGTTTATTTTCAGCCATGGGTGGCAAAGATATTTAATTTGAATCATTTTATTTGATTTCTGTTATTATTTATATAAATTAAAAAAATATTTACAAATTACAGTAACGTCGAGACATCACGAAATATGGCACACCTTTGAACTACCTGATCTCAAAGGCTTAATTTAGTATAACAAATCCTGAGCACCACTAAAGGCCCGTAATTGGTGGCGTGTTAGTACAAACCTCAATTTGCCATGTACAATCACATACTTTCTATTTCCGCCTTTCTTCTGCTCCTTCCCAGCATTCTTCTTTTTTCTTCAGGATGTGACTCAAACTCAAATACCTCATCCCGAGGAACCTCTCGAAGTTCCTCGGGGGCAATCTACATCGGCTTATTTAATGACTCAGGCAAATATGAGGGTAAAGGCACCTTGATATATCCTGACGGCAGAAAATACGAAGGTCAATTCCATAATGGTCTTGAACATGGTAGCGGCGTTCTGTTATTTGCTGATGGCGAAAAATATATCGGTCAATTTGTGAATGGCAAAATGCATGGTGATGGACTCATCACCTATCCAAACGGCCAGCGCTATCAAGGTCAGTTTCGCAACGGATTACCTGAAGGCAGCGGAGTCTTTACCTATAAAGCAGGCACCTATACCGGTTCATTTAGAGCTGGAAAAAAAGATGGCCGTGGCCTACTGACATTTCCTGGTGGTGGCACTCATGCGGGCGACTTTGTAAATGATTTAGCCCACGGTACTGGAGAAGTAACCTATGACAACGGTGAAAAATTTACGGGCCAGTTTGCTGAAGGCAAAAAGAACGGTCAAGGTACCTGGATTGGTTTAAATGGTGAGAAATACACAGGACAGTTTCAAAATGACGTCTTTCATGGCCCTGGAACCTTTATCTTTGCTGATGGCAGTCAGTACATGGGACAGTTTCAAGATGGAACTCCTCATGGCCAAGGTACTTTCACATCAAGTGATGGGAATAAACATACCGGCTTGTTTCAGCAGGGTGTACCGTCTGGATACGGAACTCATATTTATCCGGATGGCAGAATATTTGCGGGCAACTTTAAAGGAGGCCATTTAAATGGTAAAGGTATTGCTACCTATTCTGACGGTAGCCGCTATGAGGGGAGCTTCGTTGATGATGTTTTTCACGGCGAGGGCAAACTTGAAATGCCAGATGGAGAAATCTATGAAGGGCAATGGCTACAAGGTGTCGAGAATGGCAAAGGTTCTGCCACCTACCCCGATGGCAGCCACTATACCGGTAATTTTAAAAACGGAATTTTTGATGGTGAAGGCGGTCTGACAACTGCTGATGGTCGGAAATATGTTGGTTTTTTTCAGAACGGTGAGTTCCAAGGTCAGGGCACAATGTTTAACCGTGAAGGCGAGTTCTACGTTGGTTTATGGGAAAACGGGCAGCTTAACGGTCCGGGAAAAGTTACATATGCCGATGGTGCCCGTTATGAGGGTGACTTTGTCGATAGTCTCTTTGACGGTAAAGGAGTTTTTTATGATGCCAACGGTTCTGTCTATGAAGGTGATTTCAAAAAAGGTCTTTTTGATGGCTTCGGTACGTACGTCAGTTCAACTGGAGAAAAATATTCTGGTCAATGGCTGTCTGGCAGTGAAAATGGTCAAGGGA encodes:
- a CDS encoding diguanylate cyclase; this translates as MLAMNPTKNSDNKAKILLVDDDPIVREVMKSFIASYGFDFSTASDGLQAIKVLEKDFHSIVITDINMPNMDGMELLKYVHANYPKTGVIVVTGLSEEYTYVDVINAGAIDYMTKPFDSAELLAKLNRVIREQNLISELEKKSISDVLTNLYNRRHFDSKIVEEFYRSVRQEYPAFLALIDVDYFKGYNDTYGHQSGDNLLTTFGNILLGCVRHGVDFAFRYGGDEFALLLTHISADQAVKVLERMMANYNSYNFGETTLSCGMAEFKRNETLSWTNDISDFIRTVDKALYEAKDNGKDQIVVAQRSTASNTEILKSIRPN
- a CDS encoding sensor domain-containing diguanylate cyclase, with amino-acid sequence MNQISTYIKNKIRRFSNSIPENAYRHNAPERNHVGPASEAIGSIFDTKNYDDHAAEKFFDDSFQLQLSLLKSSLSLSSVLVVFKNDRDGSLDLHSFSSQYPKKILSGPYPAGIGIAGAMNQGHDAVFVSDLNTNYSGIFYYKELLKVGAAAIIQIFSQKDVSGGMASTAFLCIDRADSTPWTDNEKKIIALAAKKIGMDLQLGKMLTSLDQKGNLIQKICQGFRELNKGLGLETVFNATYKAVTSLVNADFISISLLVNDSHQTAFVAGTDSQEHHLGLEFNLNEGLVGQVIRLNRPLPVNGQYSGPAPVFSKKQCLTGYSSLYILPLLPEEGQSLGAMTVASKNAAAFGLAQMDILQLIATQVAVKIELAKSHETINKMATTDGLTDLANHRTFQHGFDIMLHRAKRRQSPLTLIFCDIDFFKKINDSYGHQFGDQVLKAVAKILSDTVRREDMAARYGGEEFALILENSSKSGALQMAERIRHDIADLTFQFENESVGLTISLGIASFPEDGQEKTTIIELADQALYKAKRQGRNQSVVA
- a CDS encoding tRNA (cytidine(34)-2'-O)-methyltransferase; its protein translation is MNIVLVEPEIPPNTGSIARLCGATNTVLHLVKPLGFSTDDKHLKRAGLDYWQHVKIVYWNSLEEFLTAHAKSHLFFLSKKIGECYTKAEFNADSYLIFGKETMGLPEYILKNYSHRCYTIPMANRNIRSLNLAMCAGIVLYEALRQTNYM
- a CDS encoding M23 family metallopeptidase encodes the protein MKFIQYILVCLSIVFMFSVVHNNLIDDARSSVSLPIENYSNDQPTDSTTDVLAHQGFNQSQPLNATPELIATETQNSFKAIEGTLKQGDTFDSALRRDAIPQEIRSLIINSLSGILDFRRLKPFDTYSLSLNESGALEQFRYQSGPLNSVSISNSNGSYSVQKDAIELERRLVRISGKISTSLLGSFADTNEDLRLLYAFADIFASKIDFNTEVQKDDSYAFTVDKYFKNGELVGYGKIQSARYEFASGQVYDAYYYLPSNETSGLYFDHDGQAVGTSFLRSPLPMGRVTSKFSYQRKHPMSGRVQPHLGIDLAAPHGSPIMAVADGTVSFVGRNNGYGNQIVLAHNGGYKTYYGHLSRFKKGLRRGNLVQKKEIIGYVGSTGISTGPHLDFRIRHNNTYKNPFSIEFKPRLVLSEDQLQDFFTMKSKLVGLYDLNESSDQTEILHISHLTINSPDQLTLL
- a CDS encoding YhdH/YhfP family quinone oxidoreductase, which produces MSSTNIDLFKALWVTAHDGVYKREIVDRSIADLPSNEVLIRVYYSSLNYKDALSASGNRGVTRRYPHTPGIDCSGIVVSSNSEKFSAGDKVIVTGFDLGMNTSGGFGQYICVSADWIVPLPETMDLKTAMLYGTAGFTAAQCVEKITSNLSPNDGQILITGVTGGVGCTSAAILHKLGYSVTGLTGKPDNRLLKQIGVDSVISREDFVVSSAKALLRERWAGVIDTVGGDILANAIKSTAYGGVVASCGNAASHELPITVYPFILRAVSLIGIDSAQTPVQRRSYIWGKLADEWKVENIEQLCVEIKLPELSGFIDLMLEGKLAGRVVVNLGV